The following DNA comes from Nicotiana sylvestris chromosome 10, ASM39365v2, whole genome shotgun sequence.
GTAGTAATTAGCGATTCTCCctcatttttgatttcaaagTTGTTCGCATACATTGAGTGGAACTTCAAATTATGAGAGACAACAGTGTACCTGGAAGTTGAAGTATAAACCAAAAAAAATGAGGGGGTCAGTCaaacagcaacagcagcagcaaatAACCAATCCAGCAGGGTTCAACAACGACAATAAGAGAATTTTCAGAAAACAAATGACACGAGAGAATCCAAGAATCAACCCAACaatcaataaacccaagcaaatAACCAATCAACTCAGTCGAACAAACCAGATTCAACTTGAAATCATATTCTTGGACCTTTCAAGCTTCAGTTACTGAACAATACCAAGAAAACTTAAGCTATTTTAATCCTAGATGAACTAGAATCAGAAAACTTCCTCAATGGaacaataatattatttttttagaatTTCTTGTCTGTTTCTCTTCCTCTATCTTTTACTCTCTCTTTTTAGATTGCTTTTTACTCCCCCATAactctgtcctaagtccctccatttatacccaaacactgaccttgccagcgctcaagagcactcaggcagaattaagaaactaattctgcccatgatcttctttagaactccactagagtatgtttttccccattatcccttgtcttttccttatttaatgttcaagcaggtatgggcaacatattttaatcaataccttttaagcctccccataccattatgttttgtttcccactagcactaaacaaatgcattagtttaatgttacattagtacttactggacagaacacttaaaccaaccatttttaaacttttaagtCCCAAATTATCCCTTGAAACACCGGTGATACTGGCTATCCCTTGGGAACAAATATAACTCTAAATTAACCTCGAAAAAAATGCTGGAACAACAAGTATACTGGCTATGAGCCCTGAGGCTGAAAATACAAAGGTCAGAagataaaacaacatcaaataacTTGAAGAGAACAACTGAACTATAGACATGAATGGGTCAATCGACGAGACCATTTAATTGATTCAACATATGCCAATCGACCAAAATGAGAAAAACTAGaccagaaaaaggtccgaaagaggaggaGAATTAATTGACAGGAGTGATGAATTACAACTTAGCACGGACGAATTACttgacaaaatgatgaaaacctgAAGAAGCGACTAATTGTAACTTAACACAGACaaataaacatatatatataaaaagaaaaaaaaaggagctaataagaacttactgttcttttctcggatcTCACCAACatgccctttcgaacttgagttccagttagtATTATACATCTATTTCgtcagaaataggcttataatacTAACTAGAACCCGTTCAACCCTGACAACTTCGAAATAGTCTCGAACCGTTGAACCCTAGATCCGCCATTCGACGAGTTTTACTCGGATTCGAGCCAATTTGGTTAGGGATTAGCGATGAGGAGGTCtaggggattattgggtgtgattttggggttaagtggGCAGGCTAGGGTTTGAGACGGGGAtattcgatcgaagattcgagaagtcaTAGTATGATTCGAGGTTAATAGAGTGTGGAATCGGAGAGGGGGGAGCAgggtggttcaggggtgtgagtTTCGTGGTCACCGACATCGTTGCCGTCGGCTTTATGGCAAAGGGgtacgagggcggctagggtttggtggaGGGTTTGTTTTAGTCTCTGACTTGGAGACGAAGGAGTGAAAAATGAGGCGGGTGAAAGGGGTTTGGGGTTTTTTGGTATATTGAAAATTAATTGattaatctggaccgttggatgaTGGGAACCACCGGTCCAGATTAAGTCGCTTAAAccaaacggggtcgtttaggCTTAGCTGGGGCGGGTATGGTTCGGGGTAAGCGGGTCAGGCTAGAAACGGGTTATGGGATGGGGTGATCTGGACTGTTGGATAAAGTcatatcaacggcccagattgggCGTCAAAGAACGATGTCGTTTTGGCCATCTCTGAGACCAGCCGGTTTGGGCTTGGGTTAGGGTGTGACATTGGGCCTGAACCTTTCTTTTAAAACTAGCCCAGTCCGatttttaactcttcttctcttgtttcttctttttcttttattttctttttgattcctaattaccaaaattctaaaataaattgtaaagccaaaattaacttagaaaatactaattaacccttaataataattatcacacaaaattaaatacaaagataatcacacaatttgacattaaaccctaaaaacgcgaagtacgttatttttttttcgattttcattttcgtaaaataaattactgtttaattaatcctaaattgtaaatgcaaatgcaaaacatatattttttgtatttttcattaattaaaatagaataaacattcatagacaaataacactggtgcaccccaaggcgatacactaggtCTAACAAAACCCTTTGTTAATAACTCttcaagttgctccttcaactccttcaactctttcgtaGCCGTACGGTACGATGGGATAGATACAGGCTGGGTGCCTAGAGctaaatcaatacaaaaatcaatataacgatccggtggcatgctaggaagatcagaaggaaacataTCAGCAAACTCTcaaactactggaactgaatcagtcgtcggagactctgcggtggtgtcccgaacataagctagataagccaaacaccccttctcgaccatatgccgagcctttaggaaagagataacccgactagatgtatcaactgtggaacccttccactccaacctcgaCAACCCTGGCATTGCTAATGAAACAGTATTGGCATGACAATCTAGGACTGCGTGATatgaagataaccaatccatgcccaggatgacctcaaaatcGATTATATCAAGCAACAggagatctgctctagtctcgaaaccaccAAATGTAACCACACAGGAtcggtagatccgatccacaaccacagaatcaccCACATGAGTGGACAGATGAAtaggagtgcccaaaggctcaggagaaataacCAGGAAGCAAGAAaatagagatgatacatatgaataagtagaccctggatcaaataacaccgaAGCATCCCTACCACAGACGGAAATGATACTTATGATGACGATATCTGAGGCTAATGCATCTGGCATAGCCGGAAGAGCATAAAATGTGGCTGGAGCACTGGCTAGATGGACTCCACCTGACTGAGTAGtggctggctgacctctccctgcctgGACACCACCCCTAAGATGACCCCTACTAGTCTGCACTCCACATCTAGGTGGCAGGGCAGTcggtgctgaaatcataggctgctgaccttgctgtactgccttgccccgaagcttGGGGTagtatctcctcatatgaccaaggtcTCCGCACTTGAAACAACCCGGCGGTGCTACAGCCTGCTGCCTTGATGGatgaccctgatggcctgtagACCCACTGGAAGAAGTTTGGATAGATGGTGGACGGTATGAACTCTCCAGCATAGCACTGAAATTGGAATCAGAAGAACCCTGAGGACTTGAATACCCaccggaggaaccctgaataacTGGCGGGCGATAATAACTCTCTAGCATGGCACTGAAATAGGGGCATGCCGGAGCACCCCGAGCAGGTGgcggtgctgaatatgggggcctaCTGGGCTGACCCCTCTCAAActaacctctacccctagctggggcacctctgaactctccagagaatctagccctcttgtcctgctacatctgctctctaccccttagatggtagccctcaatcctccgagcaatctccaccACTAGTTGATAAGGAGTCCCCATCTCCACTTATGGGGCGATGTTGGACCTAATGCCAGAATGCAACCCTGCAATGAACCTTCGCACCCTCTCTAcatcagtaggaagtatcatcaatGCATGACAGGATAACTTAGAAAACCTCTCCTTATAGTCGGTCACCAACATCTAACCCTGCTCCAGCTGCTCGAACTGATATCGTAGCTTTTCCCTCTCAGAGGATGGAATATACCTGTCAGGAATAACTGTGAGAACTGACTCCAAGTGATTGGAGGAAaacctgctggcctgccaagagcataggactgccaccatctacgggccctgccctcaagctgaaaagtagtgaaatcaaccccatgcgactccaatatcctcatgttgtgcagtctgtccctgcacctatctacgagggcatcctcatgacgctcacccccgaatataggagggtgaagtctagtccatctgTCTAATAACTTCTGCAGGTCACCAACCGCAGCTGGTCTAGGCTGGGGCACCACTGTAGCAACTCGCTGGGCCCCATCTGTGGGTAGTTCACCCAGAGTCTGATACACTGCATCTGCGTAcccaggagcctgagcagtaggggtctgtgctcccctttctgcctgtgatgtagctggatccgctggaaataaaccagcctaagTCATGGAATCCATGAATCgcagcatacggcccatgacctcctggaagcCCGGTGTTGTCATAAAGTTCGTtggggtaggctcagctgcgggcacctcTCCCTGCTCCTCGATGATAGGATCTCCCGCAGGATCTAATGGTGGTACTACTTGGATAACTCTGGGACACCCTCGTCCCCAACCTCGGGCcagtgccctcccccggcctctgcctcgATCTCTAGCAATAAGGGAACAACTCTTCCCGGGTCTGGAACATCAGCCGTGCGTGTCCTCACgttctgtgagagaatagaagagataAATTTAGTATACCAAACACTGCACGATAAGAAATGAATAAATAGTAGTTTTCCTAaaaccctatagcctctcgaatataagtacagacgtctccgtaccgattcacaagactctattaggtttgcccatgacttgtgagacctacgggaacctagtgctttgataccatgttgtcacgaacCATTTCCTCAATagatcgtgatggcacccaaaaccattgtcaggcaagccgaCGCGGAAATATAATTAAGTTTTCATTTTACTTTTCACCAAAATAAGTGCAGTAATTCCTTAAGCTATAGTTAAAACCAGAAATGAATAGTAATGTGCCAAAAACAATCATACAACCCCAAAATAAAAGTCTGCTAAGGTGTGTgacaagacctggtgtcacaagtagtgggcaactaccagaatgtacaaaagaataaaactatcctactgtccgaaacagaatagacaacaaaagtaaggaaagactccatcaagctactgaacggcacaggaaggggcaactcaccgtggaagtctcggactatgaaTCAGGGGCACGCACCAGACtggtagccagatgtacctgcctcagatcatgtacaattaaatacagaagtgtagtatgagtacataaaaaatatgtaccccgtaagtatccgtctaatctcgaagaagtataGACGaaaggtcgacttgatacttactaaggtaAAATAATATAAGAAAGTGTCACGCTAAGCATGGGGGTCACAATTACTCAACAATTTATAGCAAGAGGTAATAAGTCATGTTCTCAACCATTTTATAGTTAGCcatttatttttcaaatatttagcagaacaagtcatggataatatttcacatagatatcatgcatacAATATGCCGAGCTCGAGGCCCGATCCAATagaaaataaactgtgcactgccagatgGTCGAAtgacgcaaaccatagatgcatctatttctatcGAGACGATCAGcctgatccacaaatatcaattaatatcaagaaaacacatgaaGGCGTATTTATTTTCAAAcaaattcatacaagtgtccaacaagtgtatacattcgcttatattcctttccaagtctctagcataccctatgtcacgaccccaacgcTGGCCGTGATGGCAtccaacacaatgctaggcaagcaCGACCAACTAACATCTCACAACCTCTTTCTTTgtaattcaataccaattttcggggtttaataccaatttaatataaatagaagtatgaatttaacagatgaaatgtgcggaaaccataatcacgaaaaatTTCTGTAAAATAGCCCAccatccggtgtcacaagtctgagcctctaatacaagatttcaacaatctaatacagaaatatgtctaaaatgcggaataataagtggagatagaaggagaaatcgggtctgcgaatgccatgcagctacctcgataactccgatgaaaacagaacggcaggaaagcacgctctatgcctcaggaatacctgttcTAAGCACTAAGTAGTTCTATACCAAAACAGTAAAAATCATTTAAGCAGCAGTGAAttaggaaatcatgtgaaattctttaaatcaggtaaaacaaatataatcagtataaatcaactcctcaagcatttcagttcatttattcgttcttatcctcagttctcaattcatatacttctcacgataaccgaatcaataaatatatataccgctgcggcgtgcagcccgatccgtatatcgttgtggcgtacagcctgatccataataataatagtcgactgcgctcactgggggtgtgcagacttcggaggggctccttcagcccaagcactatactattgcggcgtgcagtccgacccatataatatactactgcagcgtgcagtccgatccatataatatactactgcggcgtgcagtccgatccatataatatactactgcggcatgtagtccgatccgcataaatatatatactactgcggcgtgcagcccgatccataaaatATCAAATACCCGCACAATGGGGtactcgacccctctcagtcaatatagacttggcctctcgggcacctgagataagacgg
Coding sequences within:
- the LOC138880241 gene encoding uncharacterized protein, which codes for MLESYYRPPVIQGSSGGYSSPQGSSDSNFSAMLESSYRPPSIQTSSSGSTGHQGHPSRQQAVAPPGCFKCGDLGHMRRYYPKLRGKAVQQGQQPMISAPTALPPRCGVQTSRGHLRGGVQAGRGQPATTQSGGVHLASAPATFYALPAMPDALASDIVIISIISVCGRDASVLFDPGSTYSYVSSLFSCFLVISPEPLGTPIHLSTHVGDSVVVDRIYRSCVVTFGGFETRADLLLLDIIDFEVILGMDWLSSYHAVLDCHANTVSLAMPGLSSMPPDRYIDFCIDLALGTQPVSIPSYRTATKELKELKEQLEELLTKGFVRPSVSPWGAPVLFVYECLFYFN